The Setaria viridis chromosome 2, Setaria_viridis_v4.0, whole genome shotgun sequence DNA window CAGCAGCTCCATCAGCATCACTAGGGCCAAGCTTCCGATAACATTCGAGAGCCTCCACAGCGTATGTTGTTACCAAGGGTGCCATCTTTAACCCGCTGTCTGGGCTACCGAGCCCCTGCTGTGCAACCAGGAGCGACCTCAGCAATCCGACCTTCGCCCTGGCGTCCATCCTCTTCGCTGCCACAGCAGCGAGGCACCCCACGGCTGCAGCAGCAAGCGGAGCCACACTTCCAGGTGACATCGCAATGTCAAAGAGCAGAGGAACAAACACATCGTTGGCCACCAGTCCAACATCGATCCACGAGATGCACCTGCGCGCCGCGTCGAGGGCTACAGCAGCGGCCGCGGGGTCGGCTGTACGGAGtgtggcggcggctgcgtgcCAGTGGCGGGCGATCTGGGGCACACACTGCGCGCGCATGGAATCCTTCACCCGCATGGCGTCGCTGGCCTCGTCGGCACTTCGGGGGTAATCTTGGGAGAGCAGGTCGTCGTCGAGTGAGATGAGGACCCGCGCGAACATGTCCGTCTGgcccggctgcggcggcgcgggtgggagGAGGTCAAGGAAGTAGGAGGGGTAGACATGGGGGTAATCTAGGCGGATGAGGAGCGCAACaagctgggcgagcttgttgcgGAGAaacggcggcgacgcggcgtgTGAGGAAACCGCTAGCGAGAGGAGCGAGGAGCGGAGCAGCGCGAGGTCGTCGGGgagcacgaggcggcggcggaggagcgcgtCGTGGAGGGATTGGAGGCACCAGAAGTGGACCTGCGCgtgcggggaggaggcgaggccggagaggcagaggcggaggagcgacgacggcggggactcgtcgcgggcgcgggcgcagaAGGCGAGAGCCTCCGCGCGGACGGAcggggacgccgcggcggcggcgggggagtcGGAGGCCAGCAGGATGGCCTGCTCGAGGTCGTCCATGGCGGTGCGGAGGAATctggggaggcggaggtggagggggggCGGAGACGgggaaagagaggaggagggagacggAGGTGGGGTTAATATAGGAGAGGGTTTGCTCCGCCGTGCTCCTCTTTGTTTGCTTGGATGGGTGGTTTTGCTGCTTGTTTTGGTTTCGGCTTATGGGTTTATGGGCTGATTTGGGTTTAGGTTTTTTCGCTTCTGGTTTTTAAGGTTTTGTGACAAAAGATATCAGTAAAAAATGGTAATTTTGATAAGAGACATcttattttcttatttaatAATAGTGATACCCTTCTTTTGTAAGATTATGAGAAGAAGAATATGCGGCTCTTGTTGATGGAAGCAAGCGCTTTGCGTCATAAAAGGCATACTTCGTGGACGTGCATGGGATGATTATTATTTGGCGCGAAAATCTCAGCACAAGTATAACGTGCGTATTGTGGGTCGACTTGTGTTTATGTAAGGTTTTTAATTATGATGTTGTCGGAACTATCCTGAATTGGTCAAGTCAACAACGTTCTGAAattggtgtttttttttgcaaagttCATTTAATTTAGAGGAATCAAAATCGATGAGATAGGTATATATTTGATAAGAAGGATCATGTTTCCATACCGAAGGTACCATCTTAGGAACACATCTATCTGCATTAAATACAATAAGTAATAGAGTAAGTAACGTAACATCGTAAAAGAGCTACCattaataatttttaaatataacaAGATTGCGATGCAGATCATTTTCCAGATAATTTGTTCTCATTTCTACTCATCCGTTGCGCATTGCAACGGATACAAGAGGTTTCACCGAAGTTTCCTACGATTTTAAAGAAAAGTGAACAGAGCATAGAGGACTATATCGAATTACCAGTGTACCCGAACCGAGGCTCACGGTGAACGTGACAAAAATGCTCACGGAAAGCGTGCCCCTCTCCTTGGTGAACACATGACCAAAACCGCCGTGTCACTCCTCACAGGAGGAACGTTGCATTGCTGCATCATGATGCGCGTTCACGACGACGCCAGGGAGGAACAGCTGGAGATTAGTCAGACTCGGTGCAAAAAGGAGCCTTTTCCTTTCCTCCTTTCTGCTGGGCCGATTTACAGCTTAAGATGAACAAAAGGTCGCCTTCGAAACAATTCAAAGGCCAGACCAATATCCTCTCTCCCAAAAaacggagagagagaaaaaacacTCCCCACCAAATCCTGGCCCAGCCCAATAGCCCCTTCACCCCACCGCAAAAACCCTAGAAAGCCCCCATCAACGGCCACCGCTCCCCTATCCGACATCCAACGGCGGCCGCACCACGCTCCCGCCTTATAAGATCACGCCATTCCCAGCCGCTAGGgtttcctcctccactccctcccccgcctccaCTACTCCCCCCGTCCCAGGCGTTGCCCAGGTAagtcggcggcgagcggcggcggcgatgacgacCCGCTTCAAGAAGAACCGCAAGAAGCGCGGTCACGTGTCCGCCGGGCACGGCCGCATCGGCAAGCACCGGAAGCACCCGGGAGGTCGCGGTAACGCCGGTGGCATGCACCACCACCGCATCCTCTTCGACAAGTACCATCCCGGTTACTTCGGCAAGGTCGGTATGCGCTACTTCCACAAGCTCCGCAACAAGTTCTACTGCCCGGCGGTCAACGTCGAGCGCCTCTGGTCGATGGTGCCCGCCGagaaggcggcggaggccggcggcgacaaGGCCCCGCAGATCGACGTCACTCAGTTCGGCTACTTCAAGGTGCTCGGCAAGGGGAAGCTGCCGTCCAAGCCCATCGTCGTCAAGGCCAAGCTCATCTCCAAGGTCGCCGAGAAGAAGATCAAGGCCGCCGGCGGAGCCGTCGTGCTCACCGCCTAGGTTTCAGTCCTTGTCTGCCTCTTGGTTTTGAGATCTATA harbors:
- the LOC117846205 gene encoding large ribosomal subunit protein uL15x, which gives rise to MTTRFKKNRKKRGHVSAGHGRIGKHRKHPGGRGNAGGMHHHRILFDKYHPGYFGKVGMRYFHKLRNKFYCPAVNVERLWSMVPAEKAAEAGGDKAPQIDVTQFGYFKVLGKGKLPSKPIVVKAKLISKVAEKKIKAAGGAVVLTA